In Sphingomonas oryzagri, the genomic stretch CACCGGCTTCCTGTGGCGCCACTGGCAACCAGAGGACGGCGCTGGTGCCGGCGCCGATCTCGCTCAGCAGCTCGAACGATCCTCCGATCTGCTGCGCCAACCCATGCACCATCGGCAGGCCGAGGCCGGTCCCCTTCCCCACCCCCTTGGTCGTGTAGAAGGGTTCGGTCGCGCGCCGCAGCGTCTCGGCATCCATGCCGCTGCCCTGGTCCTTCACGACGAGCCGGACGTAGGCGCCCGCGCTCAGCTTGGTGCCGGGGCCGGCCGGCAGATCCTCGCAGGTCGCGGATATCAGGATAGGACCGCCGCCCGGCGTTGCATCGCGGGCGTTCACGATGAGATTGAGCAGCGCCATCTCAAGCTGGTTGGCATCCGCCCGCACCGCGGGAAGCTTGAGCGGAAAATTCGTCGAGATCGGCCATTCCGGCCCGATCGAGCGCTGCACCAGATCGTTCATGCCGGACAGCAGCTGCGGCAGGTCGACGGTGTCGACGTTGAGCTCCTGGCGCCGCGCGAAGGCCAGCATGCGCTGCGTCAGGGTTGCGCCGCGCTTTGCCCCCTCGGTGGCGTTGCTCAGCAGCCTGCGCGACAAGGGATCATCCGGCAGACGCTTGCCGAGCAGTTCGAGGCTGCTCAGCACCGCCATCAACAGGTTGTTGAAGTCATGCGCGACGCCCCCCGTGAGCTGGCCGATCGCGTCCATCTTCTGGGATTGGAAAAGCGTCTCGCGCGCCGTTTCCAGCTGCCGCTGGGCTTCCTCCTTCTCGGTGATGTCGCGGGTGATCTTGGCGAAGCCGATCGGGCGGCCTTCGTCGTTGCGGATCGCGTCGATCACCACGCTGGCACGGAAACGCTCGCCATCCTTGCGAACCCGCCAGCCTTCGGCAAGGAAGCGCCCTTCCCGGCGCGCCGTCTCCAGCGCACGATCGGGCTCGCCCCGCGCGCGATCCTCGTCCGTGTAGAAGCGGGAGAAATGCTCGCCGATGATCTCGTCCGGCTCATAGCCCTTGATGCGGCGCGCGCCCTCGTTCCAGCTCGACACATGGCCTTCGAGGTCGAGCATGTAGATCGCATAGTCGGTCACGCCCTGGACGAGATGGCGGAACTGCTCCTCGCTGTCGCTCAGCGCTTCTTCCACGCGGCGGCGCTCCGTGACGTCGCGGCCATAGGCATAGACGAGGCCGTTCTCCAGCGTCGTATGCCATTCGATCCGCCGATAGCTGCCGTCCGCCGAACGGAAGCGGTTCTCGTAGTCGTTGAGCTCCTGGCCACCGACCGCCCGCGCGAGCGCATCATTGCTGCCCGGAATGTCGTCGGGATGCATGAAGTCGGCAAATGGCCGGCCGACGACCTCGTCCACCGGATCGCCCAGGATTCGCGTCCAGGACGGGCTGACCGAGCGGAACAGGCCATCGGCGTCGACCACGACGATGAGATCGCGCGAGACGCTCCAGATCCG encodes the following:
- a CDS encoding PAS domain S-box protein, whose amino-acid sequence is MGHAFDDELANIFPGMSEMARVMKEHDWEGTPMREPRDWPDALKIPLRMLLTSRFEMWLGWGPELQFFYNDAYIPTLGIKHPEMLGRPFREVWSEVYADVADQVKRVQAGEATWNKAMLLLLERSGYPEETYHSFSYSPLFGSDGAVCGLLCIVSEETARIINERRLETLRRLGAALAGAKDKAAIHQAARSVFATNRRDFPFAVLKFAGEEPGGDDQGILEQVRAILPTDLGQAEEIIALPSDTDWPMGDWDRPATSAIAIAIPGPTGEPHAGTLVLGLNPYRPEDPEILHVAQLIAGQIGGALAGIATLQAERRRADRIWSVSRDLIVVVDADGLFRSVSPSWTRILGDPVDEVVGRPFADFMHPDDIPGSNDALARAVGGQELNDYENRFRSADGSYRRIEWHTTLENGLVYAYGRDVTERRRVEEALSDSEEQFRHLVQGVTDYAIYMLDLEGHVSSWNEGARRIKGYEPDEIIGEHFSRFYTDEDRARGEPDRALETARREGRFLAEGWRVRKDGERFRASVVIDAIRNDEGRPIGFAKITRDITEKEEAQRQLETARETLFQSQKMDAIGQLTGGVAHDFNNLLMAVLSSLELLGKRLPDDPLSRRLLSNATEGAKRGATLTQRMLAFARRQELNVDTVDLPQLLSGMNDLVQRSIGPEWPISTNFPLKLPAVRADANQLEMALLNLIVNARDATPGGGPILISATCEDLPAGPGTKLSAGAYVRLVVKDQGSGMDAETLRRATEPFYTTKGVGKGTGLGLPMVHGLAQQIGGSFELLSEIGAGTSAVLWLPVAPQEAGGSESVVVEMDTPSVPRLRILAVDDDALVLINTVALLEDLGHEVVEADTAEEALELFRQREDIDLLVTDQAMPNMTGTDLITAVDALRPGIPAIIASGYGEGVSAGREVVRLGKPFNQGQLARAIAEAVEPDAVPQDRTVGT